The Haloarchaeobius amylolyticus genome window below encodes:
- a CDS encoding right-handed parallel beta-helix repeat-containing protein, whose amino-acid sequence MDADDTSNYDTIQNAIDNASDGDTIVVHDGTYDAFLLNENVTVTAADGATPTVSGDGPAVVQIEHRNGNPTGATVEGLELTGTATLGVEVRADDVTLRDLSISVASTGVQAQDDSGNDDGIQGLRVENVDFTGGKVGISITQANTTGSIENVTATDVTVEGLGLTSDNVSYQNVSVSGATDDVPGARYYGYTPTEDGSEAKAVTSVLDANPGIESVDVDQTGHDYDRGTATGDLYYHSTQAAVNAASAGDTVTVSGTVDSVVLNESVILAGEGDAVVDAGGSGVGIQLAASDVTVRDLTVTNATNGLEADATISNVTVENVTATGNDGSGLEFQNAADVTDVTLAGVNFSENGLDSNGGSGVGLASTAQVQDLTIADSQLNRNGYFGLEFTTNGKSGVLDGIVVTDTTVEDNGVKSSTCFSTNAYCSKGLYFEALSNATFDDVTVSGSQYGIELNLKNGNYENVTVVDSTVSKAGDHWAPAVYAQPRPPSYEHAPPANLTDFEVRNNTIEGDTYALAIQHNTTDVAVTNNTIQNSSTGYANWVDDSSTVTVEDNTFRNNGKQFWDATTNLTSELVAENDFDGLVNVSAHDLRPGDHVFGDVDAAVAVANESATVSVGPGTYPTNVTVDTSVTIEGPNAGVHGNATRGAEAVLVPEDKNQSVIVAVNASDVTVRGLTLDGNNPAITSGVDVGGVDSDAGAGVWYWEDARTNLNLTVEDNVVRNVQWYGVMAYNADYQVSNGNAIDDNRIENVGYVGVLLYNNAYASVTDNVIAGTGAGIQTGNYRSAGGPSLIANNTIRAESVGIFHNLQRQDASEFVIRDNDLGPLANGTGRTGIELTSLSVDATVTDNDIAGTENGIVAWNDAPSANVTVQGGTIADVETGVVATNYMGRFNRPDADGSYVTLDGVAIEANETGILVNDSIEANETDTKNDVSHVNVTGGTTVSGSDYGVVLWGANASADFQAAGALDVASGVDTIVDVRPNADESGVTGTVDLANVTVDGTPVTELSATEVGSVTGMPVVVDGTAYASFDQARAANPDAQEFAISLTVPGDGQPHAVGFPGPVDATVGEVFGDFDGVVWAFDATNETWYRPNASDTVGALDAMVVVADEETSVTVSFENAGSTPATPGERALEPGWNFIAAPQGGDVDQALSASTTDIARVVNAYGAPGSLPISNPDDFDRYQAGSSAQPNVSAFSGYWVYATGEGEIAVNVYEGVTVDELYDLLHDQTDDD is encoded by the coding sequence ATCCAGGGACTCCGAGTGGAGAACGTCGACTTCACTGGCGGAAAGGTCGGCATCTCGATCACCCAGGCCAACACCACTGGCTCGATCGAGAACGTCACCGCGACCGACGTCACGGTCGAGGGGCTCGGCCTCACGTCCGACAACGTCAGTTACCAGAACGTGAGCGTCTCGGGTGCGACCGACGACGTCCCGGGTGCTCGTTACTACGGGTACACGCCGACCGAGGACGGCAGTGAGGCGAAGGCCGTCACCAGCGTCCTCGACGCGAACCCCGGCATCGAGTCGGTCGACGTCGACCAGACCGGCCACGACTACGACCGCGGCACGGCCACCGGCGACCTCTACTATCACTCCACGCAGGCGGCCGTGAACGCCGCCAGCGCTGGTGACACCGTGACCGTCTCCGGGACGGTCGATTCGGTCGTCCTGAACGAGTCCGTCATCCTCGCGGGCGAGGGTGACGCGGTCGTCGACGCCGGCGGCTCCGGTGTCGGCATCCAGCTCGCCGCCAGCGACGTGACGGTCCGCGACCTGACCGTGACGAACGCGACGAACGGCCTCGAGGCCGACGCGACCATCTCGAACGTCACCGTCGAGAACGTCACCGCGACCGGGAACGACGGAAGTGGGCTCGAGTTCCAGAACGCGGCCGACGTGACCGACGTGACGCTCGCTGGTGTGAACTTCAGCGAGAACGGGCTCGATTCGAACGGTGGGTCCGGCGTCGGCCTGGCCTCGACTGCCCAGGTCCAGGACCTGACCATCGCCGACAGCCAGTTGAACCGGAATGGCTACTTCGGACTCGAGTTCACGACGAACGGGAAGTCCGGCGTCCTCGATGGGATCGTCGTCACCGACACGACGGTCGAGGACAACGGCGTCAAGTCGAGCACGTGCTTCAGCACGAATGCGTACTGTTCCAAGGGACTCTACTTCGAGGCGCTCTCGAACGCGACGTTCGACGACGTCACCGTCTCGGGGAGCCAGTACGGTATCGAACTCAACCTGAAGAACGGCAACTACGAGAACGTCACCGTCGTCGACTCGACGGTGTCGAAGGCCGGCGACCACTGGGCACCTGCGGTCTACGCCCAGCCGCGCCCGCCGTCCTACGAACACGCACCGCCGGCGAACCTCACCGACTTCGAGGTCCGGAACAACACCATCGAGGGCGACACCTACGCACTCGCGATCCAGCACAACACGACCGACGTGGCGGTCACGAACAACACGATCCAGAACAGTTCGACCGGCTACGCGAACTGGGTGGACGACAGTTCGACCGTCACCGTCGAGGACAACACGTTCCGGAACAACGGCAAGCAGTTCTGGGACGCGACGACGAACCTGACGAGCGAGTTGGTCGCCGAGAACGATTTCGATGGTCTGGTCAACGTCTCTGCTCACGACCTCCGCCCTGGCGACCACGTCTTCGGTGACGTGGACGCCGCGGTCGCGGTCGCCAACGAGAGCGCGACCGTCTCCGTCGGCCCGGGTACCTACCCGACCAACGTGACGGTCGATACGTCGGTGACCATCGAGGGGCCGAACGCTGGTGTCCACGGGAACGCCACCCGTGGGGCCGAAGCGGTCCTCGTGCCCGAGGACAAGAACCAGTCCGTCATCGTGGCGGTGAACGCGTCCGACGTCACCGTCCGCGGACTGACGCTCGACGGGAACAACCCCGCCATCACGAGCGGGGTCGACGTCGGTGGCGTCGACAGTGACGCCGGTGCCGGCGTCTGGTACTGGGAGGACGCACGGACGAACCTGAACCTCACCGTCGAGGACAACGTCGTCCGAAACGTCCAGTGGTACGGCGTGATGGCGTACAACGCCGACTACCAGGTCTCCAACGGGAACGCCATCGACGACAACCGCATCGAGAACGTGGGGTACGTCGGTGTCCTCCTCTACAACAACGCGTACGCCAGTGTCACCGACAACGTCATCGCCGGGACTGGAGCCGGTATCCAGACCGGGAACTACCGTAGTGCCGGTGGCCCGTCGCTCATCGCGAACAACACCATCCGTGCCGAGTCGGTCGGCATCTTCCACAACCTGCAGCGCCAGGACGCGAGCGAGTTCGTCATCCGTGACAACGACCTCGGCCCCCTCGCGAACGGGACGGGTCGGACCGGTATCGAACTCACGTCACTCAGTGTCGACGCGACGGTGACGGACAACGACATCGCAGGCACCGAGAACGGTATCGTCGCCTGGAACGACGCGCCGTCCGCGAACGTGACGGTCCAGGGCGGAACCATCGCCGACGTCGAGACCGGTGTCGTCGCGACGAACTACATGGGTCGCTTCAACAGACCGGATGCCGACGGGTCCTACGTCACGCTCGACGGCGTCGCCATCGAGGCGAACGAGACGGGCATCCTCGTCAACGACTCCATCGAGGCGAACGAGACGGACACGAAGAACGACGTCTCCCACGTCAACGTGACCGGTGGTACGACCGTCAGCGGGAGCGACTACGGGGTCGTGCTCTGGGGTGCGAACGCCTCGGCCGACTTCCAGGCCGCAGGCGCACTCGATGTCGCGAGTGGCGTCGACACCATCGTGGACGTGCGGCCGAACGCGGACGAGTCCGGCGTGACCGGCACGGTTGACCTCGCGAACGTCACCGTCGACGGGACGCCCGTGACGGAGCTCTCGGCCACCGAGGTCGGCTCTGTGACCGGCATGCCTGTCGTGGTCGACGGCACCGCGTACGCGAGCTTCGACCAGGCTCGCGCCGCGAACCCCGACGCACAGGAGTTCGCCATCTCGCTGACCGTCCCCGGCGACGGCCAGCCGCACGCGGTCGGGTTCCCCGGCCCCGTGGACGCGACCGTCGGCGAGGTCTTCGGTGACTTCGACGGCGTCGTCTGGGCGTTCGACGCGACCAACGAGACGTGGTACCGGCCGAACGCCTCGGACACCGTCGGCGCGCTCGACGCGATGGTCGTCGTGGCCGACGAAGAGACGAGCGTCACCGTCTCCTTCGAGAACGCGGGTTCGACGCCGGCCACGCCCGGCGAGCGCGCGCTCGAACCGGGCTGGAACTTCATCGCGGCACCGCAGGGCGGTGACGTCGACCAGGCCCTCTCGGCCTCGACGACGGACATCGCTCGCGTGGTGAACGCGTACGGCGCTCCGGGCAGCCTCCCGATCAGCAACCCGGACGACTTCGACCGTTACCAGGCCGGGTCGAGCGCGCAGCCGAACGTCAGCGCGTTCTCCGGCTACTGGGTCTACGCGACGGGCGAAGGGGAGATCGCCGTGAACGTCTACGAGGGCGTCACGGTGGACGAGCTCTACGACCTGCTCCACGACCAGACCGATGACGACTGA